Sequence from the Nitrospiraceae bacterium genome:
ACAGCCGGCAGGTCTGACACATTCAGGCAAGAATTCTAGTCTTTACCCGGAAGAGAAACAATATTGATTGCAGAAATTTCCATCAATTCTCCAAACGAAAGACTTGATGGCATTTCACGCAAGCATGAATGGTTTCCTCGAGATGAGGGAGAATCTGCTTGAGGTCTTTGGTCGGGATCACTGCGCCCAGCGCTTCCGCAGCCTGATGATGTGCCATCGCCAACTCATGGTATTCCGGCGGGAAGGTAGCTCCTTGCTCACGCTGCATGGCCACATGGTGTTTGGCGAAACCCAGCTCCTCACGTGTCAGGGTAGCCGCCCCGGCAAAATCTTCTCGCCCTAATGCGCCGACAATGGCATCAATGGCTTCAAGATGCTCTCGCATAGTCAACTTCAACCCTTCTTTGGCAGGAGGAGAAAGATCCAACGTCATGCGATTCGCTCCCGACATTTTCGGCATAGCAGGCTCGCCTGTGTGTGAGGCATGATGATCCATCTCGGCGTTTGAGAAACCAACGCTCACGCCCAAAATCACCATGCTAACCATTCCCGCGCAGGCCATCCACCGCTTCACGGTTCTTTCACTTTTCATGATTTAGCACCTCCAGTGGGTCGGAACCTTTCGATTGAATGGTGTTATTGGGTCTGTTGAAATAAGCCGCCAGCGGCGTTCTCGCCATTTTCCCGTGCTCACGTACGCAGCGTATGCTCCGCGCGTAAAAACGGCTGCGGCCTTGCTGGACGGACTTTTTTGAACCGACCCAGAGCCTTTGATGAGTAATCTAATTCTGGGCAAATTTACTTGTGAACATCCTTATTATTCAACACTCCCTTATTGGGCGAGTGGCTGCTTAATGCTGACTGCCCCACGCAAGTCTCCGGCTTGATAGCCCGTGGCGGCATCAAAGGGGTAATGCTGCTTTAATATGGTCCTGATCGATTCCGGCATCGTCTCTACCGGCCCATGACAGAGCAGACACTTAGGCTGGAGGGGAATGGCCATCATGAAACGGTAGTATTGTCCTCCCGGTTCTGACACCACCTCCCCATGACTCATCCCGGCGAACGTTTCCCCCTTTGCGGCCCGCGCGGTAAATCCTTCGAGGACGTGCTGTTCCCACGCATCCGGCATGCCGAGCAATGGATTCCGCACGCGTGTTCCCACGCGAGTCACCCGCCACCCGTTTTCACGGGACAAGCGGTTGGCTATTTCCGGCGCTAACTCCGCACAGACCTTGATGGCCTCCATCGGGCCACCTTTCGTCATTTCCCGGGTCATCGCCTCACCCAACTCTTTCATGAATGCACCAGTGACCTTCACAGCAGCCTGTTCCCGTTCGCCGGTACCGGCCGTGGCGGACTCCGTGAACAATACCAAACCTGTGATCACCACACCGAGCAACAGACCACATGAATGGAAGATATCTCTGGCAATCATACCGGCCTCCTCTTGATGGGATCCTTCGGTTTATTGAGAGCATGCACATTCACACAGGATGTTTACGGTTTCAGGGAGCGGAGGTAGGCCAGGAGATCTGCAAATTGCGCTTCATCTAGGGCTCCTTCAAATCCTACCATTGCGGTGCCTGACCGACCGTTCATGATCACGGCCTTAAGATCAGCGTCAGACTGAGACTGGGTTTGTTCACTGGCCAGATTGGCGGGAGGAGGGTTTAAGTATCCACCCACTTCCCCGTCACCTTTTCCGTCTAATCCGTGACAATGGCCACAAGACTGTCGATACAAGGCTTTGCCTTTTTCGATATCGGCGGCTTCGGCAACAGCGAGTCCGGCCATCATGATTCCTATGACAACCCCTACCCACAGGATGAAACCATCCTTTTTCTGTTTTCCGGATTTCACCCGATCTACCCGTTTGATCATCTCTCACCCTCCTCGACCACCCCTGTGATGATTATTTGAATGTCATCATGTACGCCGTGATGGCATAAATATCCTTTTCCGGAAACGCAGGATTGGGAATATACGCTCCGCTCTGTGGAACAAAGTCATCGGGGTTTAGATTGAAGCGATACACCCAATCGGCCTGGAGACGATTCCCCATATTGACCAAAGACGTACTGGACGTCCCACCCGTATAGCCACGCCGGTTGTCTGCCGGCGTCCAATGGCAATTCTGACAGGCATGCTCACGATAGAGTTGCTCGCCCCGCGCGATTTCGTCCGGTGTGCCCGGTTTCATGATGCCTTCGGTGATTCTCGCATCTTTCAGCGTGCTCAAAAAATCAGCTGCCTGCTCCGCTTCACCAGATGACAGCGCAAGATGCCGCCTTTTGCGTTTGAATTTGAAATCGTAGCCGACCGGATAGAGTTTTTCTTTCGGATTTTCCAGCCAGGCCACTAACCAGGCTCGTTGATATTTATTCCCCGCCCAGATCAGGTCAGGCGCTTCCTTTGTGGAGCGCGGCATCGGCGCACCCTGAATTCGATGGCACCCCACACAGGTGGATTGTACGATCTGTTCTCCCTTACCTGGGAATTGAGCCGCTCCAGCGGGCAGAACCATTCCAAGGAATGCCCAGGTCAGAAACACCCCCCCATTGATGATTTCACATCTGGCAAGGCGATCGAATCCAAAATTTTTCAACCTTCCCCCTTTGCCTTGATTTGCAGATATTCCGTTATCCACCTTCCTGATGCCACAGGCTATTCCTGCTTTCTCAGTTCATGCCACCACCCATAGGCCCCTCACCCATATGCCCGCCTTTCATGCCTCCACTACCCATGTACCCATCTTCGGCATTTGGATCCTGATGCATTCTGCCTTTTCCATGTCGCATGGGTTTCTTACCATCTTTTATGGGTTTTTCTTCCGATGAGAGAATCGCGCCGGTTTGGTGATCCACCTTGATTTCCATAAGTTTGCCACCCTCGGTGGCAATTTCTACTTCCCAAAAAGCCTGATTCTCCTCTGCTTCAAACTCAGCTTCTAACACCGTTCCTGGCACATGGGCGTTGGCTGCGGCAATGGCCTCAGTAATCCCAATCGGAGCAGCTTTGGCTTTCGCCATCTTGTCCTGGAGCTCACCATCACCGAGTCCAGTTTGTTGGTCAGCCATGGCCATGGCTCCGGATTGGTTACCATGCCCTTCCCGGCCATTGCCTTGTTTCATCATCATCCCTTCTCCGCGGTGTCGCCCTCCACCTTCATGACCTCCGCCTCCGCCATGTGGTCCTCCGGAAAAACTTTCCTCATATTGCATCACGGTCCAAATCTCTTCATCCGAAAGCATTCCACCAAATGGAATCATCCCGGTCCCCGGCGATCCATATTTGATCA
This genomic interval carries:
- a CDS encoding DUF3365 domain-containing protein; this translates as MIARDIFHSCGLLLGVVITGLVLFTESATAGTGEREQAAVKVTGAFMKELGEAMTREMTKGGPMEAIKVCAELAPEIANRLSRENGWRVTRVGTRVRNPLLGMPDAWEQHVLEGFTARAAKGETFAGMSHGEVVSEPGGQYYRFMMAIPLQPKCLLCHGPVETMPESIRTILKQHYPFDAATGYQAGDLRGAVSIKQPLAQ
- a CDS encoding cytochrome c, whose amino-acid sequence is MIKRVDRVKSGKQKKDGFILWVGVVIGIMMAGLAVAEAADIEKGKALYRQSCGHCHGLDGKGDGEVGGYLNPPPANLASEQTQSQSDADLKAVIMNGRSGTAMVGFEGALDEAQFADLLAYLRSLKP
- a CDS encoding c-type cytochrome, which codes for MKQAFQWASGLILALVVSGSPVLAQEHGHQQMMKPRVPADKLAEARALQSPLPSSSDIIEKGKSIYEGKGGCVNCHGVSGRGDGPGAATLNPPARVFRSHGFWRHRSEGEIFWVIKYGSPGTGMIPFGGMLSDEEIWTVMQYEESFSGGPHGGGGGHEGGGRHRGEGMMMKQGNGREGHGNQSGAMAMADQQTGLGDGELQDKMAKAKAAPIGITEAIAAANAHVPGTVLEAEFEAEENQAFWEVEIATEGGKLMEIKVDHQTGAILSSEEKPIKDGKKPMRHGKGRMHQDPNAEDGYMGSGGMKGGHMGEGPMGGGMN
- a CDS encoding c-type cytochrome, producing MKNFGFDRLARCEIINGGVFLTWAFLGMVLPAGAAQFPGKGEQIVQSTCVGCHRIQGAPMPRSTKEAPDLIWAGNKYQRAWLVAWLENPKEKLYPVGYDFKFKRKRRHLALSSGEAEQAADFLSTLKDARITEGIMKPGTPDEIARGEQLYREHACQNCHWTPADNRRGYTGGTSSTSLVNMGNRLQADWVYRFNLNPDDFVPQSGAYIPNPAFPEKDIYAITAYMMTFK
- a CDS encoding cytochrome c, with the protein product MKSERTVKRWMACAGMVSMVILGVSVGFSNAEMDHHASHTGEPAMPKMSGANRMTLDLSPPAKEGLKLTMREHLEAIDAIVGALGREDFAGAATLTREELGFAKHHVAMQREQGATFPPEYHELAMAHHQAAEALGAVIPTKDLKQILPHLEETIHACVKCHQVFRLEN